In a single window of the Prinia subflava isolate CZ2003 ecotype Zambia chromosome 3, Cam_Psub_1.2, whole genome shotgun sequence genome:
- the NRIP2 gene encoding nuclear receptor-interacting protein 2, which translates to MSTRKSCPLPLGQGDQEEKQSEGTPDLERQECEMELRNKAILQQKRRLKQATQFVHKDSADLLPLDGLTRLGTSKDLQPHSVVQRRLLEGNLNKLRGEARGQPARVQSPLAKDQDDKIEKGEDRRKETSPLLIQCQCQGQVLKATVNTGCLPNLISKRCLKQLGLEEVSAMDCGDLSLPIPSVVGRVEHMELQIGQETVLCSALVVDDEMLEFCIGLQTLLSLKCCIDLEEGVLRFKALSQELPFLHASEEPGQ; encoded by the exons ATGAGCACAAGGAAGAGCTGCCCCCTGCCACTGGGGCAAGGAGaccaggaggaaaagcaaagcGAGGGTACCCCTGACCTGGAGCGACAGGAGTGTGAGATGGAGCTGAGGAACAAAGCTATTCTGCAACAGAAAAGGCGCCTCAAACAGGCCACCCAGTTTGTGCACAAGGACTCTGCTGACCTGCTGCCCCTGGATGGCTTGACAAGGCTTGGCACCTCCAAGGATCTG CAGCCTCATAGTGTGGTCCAGCGGCGCCTCTTGGAAGGCAACCTGAACAAGCTGCGGGGCGAGGCCAGGGGTCAGCCTGCACGGGTTCAATCTCCGCTGGCAAAAGACCAGGATGACAAGATAGAAAAGGGAGAGGACAGGAGAAAAGAGACTTCACCCCTGCTAATACAGTGCCAG TGCCAAGGTCAGGTATTGAAAGCGACTGTTAACACTGGATGTCTACCAAACCTCATCTCCAAGAGGTGTTTAAAGCAGCTGGG GCTGGAAGAAGTGTCTGCCATGGACTGTGGAGACCTCTCTCTTCCCATCCCCAGCGTTGTTGGCCGAGTAGAACATATGGAGTTGCAAATTGGCCAGGAGACAGTGCTGTGTTCAGCACTGGTTGTAG atgatgaaatGCTGGAGTTTTGCATTGGCCTCCAGACTCTGTTGTCTCTTAAG TGTTGCATCGACTTGGAGGAAGGAGTCCTGAGATTTAAAGCGCTGAGTCAGGAGCTGCCTTTTCTACATGCCTCTGAAGAGCCTGGTCAGTGA